The following proteins come from a genomic window of Nicotiana tomentosiformis chromosome 12, ASM39032v3, whole genome shotgun sequence:
- the LOC104104020 gene encoding 3-oxoacyl-[acyl-carrier-protein] reductase 4-like has translation MAFSATGSALMALKSEGRITTPDNKICNFLQPFRLIQLQPRNYSSLQCRSNSKNSFSSVVKAQAITVEQAAAQVTSKTEAPVVIVTGASRGIGKAISLALGKAGCKVLVNYARSSKEAEEVCKEIEACGGQALSFGGDVSKEADVEAMIKTAVDAWGTVDVLINNAGITRDGLLMRMTTKQWQEVIDLNLTGVYLCTQAAAKIMMKKKKGKIINIASVVGLVGNFGQANYSAAKAGVIGLTKTVAKEYASRNINVNAVAPGFIASDMTAKLGDDIEKKILGQVPLGRYGQPEEVAGVVEFLAINPAANYITGQVLTIDGGMVM, from the exons ATGGCTTTCTCTGCTACAGGATCGGCTCTTATGGCCCTTAAATCAGAGGGGAGAATCACAACGCCTGACAACAAAATCTGTAATTTTCTGCAACCATTTAGGCTAATTCAGCTCCAGCCCAGAAATTACTCCAGCTTGCAGTGCAGATCAAACAGCAAAAACTCATTTTCCTCTG TTGTAAAAGCACAAGCTATCACAGTTGAACAAGCAGCGGCACAAGTCACTTCTAAAACTGAGGCTCCTGTTGTTATTGTTACTGGAGCTTCCAGAGGTATCGGTAAAGCAATTTCATTGGCTCTGGGGAAAGCTGGATGTAAG GTTCTTGTTAATTATGCAAGGTCATCAAAGGAGGCTGAAGAAGTTTGCAAAGAG ATTGAGGCATGTGGTGGCCAGGCTCTTAGTTTTGGCGGAGATGTTTCCAAAGAAGCAGATGTGGAAGCTATGATAAAAACT GCAGTTGATGCATGGGGAACTGTAGATGTTTTGATAAATAATGCAG GTATTACAAGAGATGGCTTATTGATGAGAATGACTACTAAACAGTGGCAAGAGGTTATCGATCTAAATCTAACTGGCGTATACCTTTGTACACAG GCGGCAGCCAAGATTatgatgaagaagaaaaag GGTAAGATAATCAATATAGCATCAGTAGTTGGCCTGGTTGGCAATTTTGGGCAAGCTAACTATAGTGCAGCAAAGGCTGGTGTTATTGGCCTGACAAAAACTGTGGCCAAGGAATATGCAAGTAGAAATATTAAT GTGAATGCTGTTGCCCCTGGGTTCATTGCATCTGATATGACTGCTAAGCTAGGGGATGACATCGAGAAAAAGATTTTGGGGCAAGTCCCACTAG GAAGGTATGGTCAACCAGAAGAAGTTGCTGGAGTGGTGGAATTCTTGGCCATTAATCCAGCAGCAAATTATATCACTGGCCAG GTTTTAACTATTGATGGTGGTATGGTGATGTAA